The Granulicella sibirica genome has a segment encoding these proteins:
- a CDS encoding peroxiredoxin-like family protein: MPLQDQLDRITQNTRALVQPERLAISEAATAELFSTGIEDRILPVGAHAADFTLPDALTGKPVHLTDVLSLGPVVLNFFRGRWCPYCVTELEQWRDLHSDLRRRGAFLLAISPQTPRQNDFTIQQHGLPFPVLSDPGAKVAAQYGLAYTIPPEHRSYYRSILVNIPFANSGLNYDTATEASWTLPLPATFLVRQDSTIAFAEAHADFHVRPEPADLLATLK, encoded by the coding sequence ATGCCCCTTCAGGATCAGCTCGACCGCATTACTCAAAACACCCGTGCGCTGGTGCAGCCGGAGCGCCTTGCCATCTCGGAAGCCGCCACTGCCGAGCTCTTCTCGACCGGCATCGAAGACCGCATCCTCCCTGTTGGCGCCCACGCTGCGGACTTCACCCTTCCCGACGCCCTCACCGGCAAGCCCGTCCACCTCACCGACGTCCTCTCCCTAGGCCCCGTCGTCCTCAACTTCTTCCGTGGCCGCTGGTGCCCCTACTGCGTCACCGAACTCGAGCAATGGCGCGACCTTCACTCCGATCTGCGCCGCCGCGGCGCCTTCCTCCTCGCCATCTCACCGCAAACCCCACGCCAGAACGACTTCACCATTCAACAGCACGGGCTACCCTTCCCCGTCCTCTCGGACCCCGGTGCCAAAGTCGCCGCACAATACGGCCTCGCGTACACCATCCCACCCGAGCACAGGAGCTACTACCGCTCCATCCTGGTCAACATCCCCTTCGCCAACTCCGGCCTCAACTACGACACCGCCACCGAAGCAAGCTGGACCTTGCCCCTTCCAGCCACATTCCTTGTTCGGCAGGATTCAACCATCGCCTTTGCCGAAGCCCACGCCGACTTTCACGTCCGCCCCGAACCCGCCGACCTGCTGGCTACTTTGAAATAG
- a CDS encoding ATPase domain-containing protein, which yields MSAAGALKVQIESKLARRIPGALTPAPRTIREVTATGIADLDAMLEGGLPMGAITEFVGQASSGRTTAAMAFCARTIAEGKVCAWVDVEDSFCPESAEANGVGLSQVLWVRCGKGEVVSEGRTYELAAQTGGNKDLRSRMPTGGGGGRHPRSEIRGLEGAVEKLLQSSRFSKGTGMGKPGTPGALNRTIWPQGACRIASVCAEGTLPPQRAGSKGYEESAGRVIALRPVVRNEQVNSDRAPKRRGETLSAEREATGASVQAARENAVVGPVGEPKIVKYTGKPWGRLDQALRAVDLLLQAGGFGAIVLDLGDVAVEFADRIPLATWFRYRTAADHSRTTLVVLTQRSDGKSCAGSSAGLVVRFEGMEAWAELGTVMAWMQFGAESARQRFAVARPVSIAGGKTPVRAAWECAAGWAGNRRVRA from the coding sequence GTGAGTGCAGCTGGGGCTTTGAAGGTTCAGATCGAGTCGAAGCTGGCTAGGAGGATTCCCGGAGCGCTGACACCTGCTCCAAGGACGATTCGAGAGGTTACTGCCACCGGGATAGCTGACTTGGACGCGATGCTCGAAGGCGGCCTGCCGATGGGAGCAATCACGGAGTTTGTAGGGCAAGCCTCATCGGGACGGACGACTGCGGCAATGGCGTTTTGCGCGAGAACAATTGCGGAGGGGAAGGTCTGTGCGTGGGTCGATGTGGAGGATTCGTTCTGCCCGGAGTCGGCAGAGGCGAACGGAGTGGGACTGTCTCAGGTGCTTTGGGTCCGGTGTGGCAAGGGCGAGGTGGTTTCGGAGGGCCGAACGTATGAGTTGGCGGCTCAAACTGGTGGGAACAAGGATTTGAGATCGCGGATGCCTACAGGAGGCGGTGGGGGCAGGCATCCGCGGAGTGAGATTCGGGGACTTGAAGGTGCCGTAGAAAAGCTTCTGCAGTCTTCCAGGTTCTCGAAGGGAACGGGTATGGGTAAGCCGGGGACTCCGGGGGCACTCAATCGAACGATCTGGCCGCAGGGTGCGTGCAGGATTGCTTCGGTGTGCGCGGAGGGCACACTTCCGCCGCAGCGGGCCGGGTCGAAAGGTTATGAGGAATCGGCAGGCAGGGTGATTGCGCTGCGGCCCGTGGTGCGGAATGAGCAGGTGAACTCGGATCGGGCTCCAAAGCGACGGGGAGAGACGCTTTCAGCGGAGCGGGAGGCAACCGGAGCCTCAGTGCAAGCCGCCCGGGAGAATGCGGTCGTCGGGCCAGTAGGCGAACCGAAGATCGTGAAGTATACGGGGAAACCTTGGGGAAGGCTGGATCAGGCGCTGCGTGCTGTGGATCTTCTGCTCCAGGCGGGTGGATTTGGGGCGATTGTGCTGGATCTGGGCGATGTTGCGGTTGAGTTCGCGGACCGGATTCCGCTGGCGACGTGGTTTCGTTACAGAACAGCGGCGGATCATAGCCGGACCACGCTTGTGGTGCTGACGCAACGGTCTGATGGAAAGAGCTGCGCAGGAAGCAGCGCGGGGCTTGTGGTGCGGTTCGAGGGTATGGAGGCTTGGGCGGAGTTGGGAACAGTGATGGCATGGATGCAGTTTGGGGCGGAGTCGGCGCGGCAGAGGTTTGCGGTGGCTAGACCGGTGAGCATCGCGGGAGGTAAGACGCCGGTGCGAGCTGCGTGGGAGTGTGCGGCGGGTTGGGCAGGAAACAGGCGGGTGAGGGCATGA
- the pgi gene encoding glucose-6-phosphate isomerase produces MTTQTTPLSGRPAWKALGEHYTQIRGTHLRQMFKDDPARGEKFTAEFGGIFLDYSKNRITDETVKLLLQLAEESGLKARAEAMFTGEKINITENRAVLHVALRAPKGESIFVDGEDVVPPVHAVLDKMSGFADRVRSGEWKGHTGKKIKNVINIGIGGSDLGPVMAYEALKHYTDRSLTFRFVSNVDGTDFAEAVEDLEADETLFLVASKTFTTLETMTNAHSAREWALKGLGGDETAIAKHFVAISTNAKEVSKFGIDTANMFEFWDWVGGRYSMDCAIGLSTMVAIGPENFRAMLGGFHAMDVHFRTAPLEKNLPVLMGLLTVWYTDFFNAQTVAVLPYEQYLKRFPAYLQQLTMESNGKHVTLSGTHVETETGPIYWGEPGTNGQHSFYQLIHQGTRLIPCDFIGFYKTLNTLGRHHDILMANVFAQAEALAFGKTAEEVKAEGVAEALVPHKVFEGNRPSNVILADKLTPEVLGKLIALYEHAVFTQGTIWSIDSFDQWGVELGKVLATRILGELESDKELTHDTSTNALIEKYRKNK; encoded by the coding sequence ATGACGACGCAAACGACCCCCCTCAGCGGACGCCCGGCATGGAAGGCTTTGGGAGAGCACTACACGCAGATTCGTGGCACGCACCTTCGGCAGATGTTCAAGGACGACCCAGCACGCGGCGAGAAGTTTACGGCGGAGTTTGGCGGAATCTTCCTGGACTACTCGAAGAACCGCATCACGGACGAGACGGTGAAGCTTCTGCTGCAGCTCGCGGAGGAGTCCGGACTGAAGGCTCGTGCGGAGGCAATGTTTACCGGCGAGAAGATCAATATCACGGAGAATCGCGCGGTATTGCATGTTGCGCTGCGGGCTCCGAAAGGTGAGTCGATCTTTGTGGATGGCGAGGACGTTGTGCCGCCGGTTCATGCCGTGCTCGATAAGATGTCTGGCTTTGCCGACCGGGTTCGCAGTGGCGAGTGGAAGGGCCACACCGGCAAGAAGATCAAGAACGTCATCAACATCGGAATTGGTGGATCGGATCTTGGTCCGGTGATGGCGTATGAGGCGTTGAAGCACTATACGGATCGCAGCCTGACATTCCGCTTCGTGTCGAACGTCGATGGGACGGATTTTGCCGAGGCGGTTGAGGATCTTGAAGCGGACGAGACGCTGTTCCTTGTGGCTTCGAAGACGTTTACCACGCTTGAGACGATGACCAACGCGCACTCGGCTCGGGAGTGGGCACTGAAGGGTCTTGGCGGCGATGAGACCGCCATTGCCAAGCACTTTGTGGCTATCTCGACCAACGCCAAGGAGGTCTCGAAGTTCGGGATCGATACAGCGAATATGTTTGAGTTCTGGGACTGGGTCGGGGGACGCTACTCGATGGATTGTGCGATCGGGTTGTCGACGATGGTGGCCATCGGACCGGAGAACTTCCGGGCGATGCTCGGCGGATTTCATGCGATGGATGTGCACTTCCGGACGGCTCCCCTCGAGAAGAATCTACCGGTGCTCATGGGGCTGCTGACCGTCTGGTACACGGATTTCTTCAACGCGCAGACGGTTGCTGTGCTGCCGTATGAGCAGTACTTGAAGCGGTTTCCTGCTTACCTGCAGCAGTTAACGATGGAGTCGAACGGGAAGCATGTGACGCTGAGCGGAACGCATGTCGAGACGGAGACGGGGCCGATCTATTGGGGAGAGCCGGGAACGAATGGGCAGCACTCGTTCTATCAACTCATTCATCAAGGCACACGGCTGATTCCCTGCGATTTCATCGGCTTCTACAAGACACTGAATACGCTTGGGCGGCACCACGACATCCTGATGGCGAACGTGTTTGCGCAGGCTGAGGCACTGGCATTCGGCAAGACGGCGGAAGAGGTGAAGGCTGAAGGCGTGGCCGAAGCTCTTGTGCCGCATAAGGTGTTTGAAGGGAACCGGCCGTCGAATGTCATTCTTGCCGATAAGCTGACGCCCGAGGTGCTGGGTAAGCTGATCGCGCTGTATGAGCATGCAGTGTTTACGCAGGGAACGATCTGGAGCATCGACTCCTTCGACCAGTGGGGCGTGGAGCTTGGCAAGGTGTTGGCGACGCGGATCCTTGGTGAGTTGGAGAGCGATAAGGAACTGACGCATGACACTTCGACCAATGCGTTGATTGAGAAGTATCGCAAGAACAAGTAG
- a CDS encoding DNA polymerase III subunit alpha — translation MTEYYTEMHASSAFSFLEAASLPEGLAERAAKLEIPSVALMDRNGMYGAARMHTMAEEKGIKAQIGAEIVVRKTVNCGQVVVPLLVKSAVGYQNLCQMITRFKMRETGKAEGAARARELEEFSEGLVCLTGGDDGPLAEALLRGGEAEGRKVVERLVGVYGKGNVYVELQRHFEREEEWRNQAAVRIARSLGLPLLATNGVKYATEVEREVMDVFTTIKHKTDLDHAGKLLTRNAERHLRSAKQMRELFGDLPEAIASTRELSAKLEFTMKDLGYEFPRYPVPEGETMDSYLAKRVDEGVRKRYGAKENHKYLERAKLQVKKELDLIGRLGFAGYFLIVWDVVMHCLKKGILIQGRGSAANSAVCYALEITAVDPIQMGLLFERFLSENRGEWPDIDLDLPSGDMREEAIQYVYNRYGELGAAMTANLITYRGRSAAREVGKVLGFDQEMVGRLSGLMGQFEWKGPTDTLPHHFGHAGLDVRHPRIAKYLELCLRMQDLPRHLGQHSGGMVICQGLLNKVVPIERASMPGRTVVQWDKEDCSNMGLVKVDLLGLGMMAVLKDCIELVPQHYGVPIDLGDLPQTDEVYEVLRRGDTVGMFQVESRAQMASLPRNAPKVFYDLVVQVAIIRPGPIVGKMMHPYMRRRQNLEKVTYPHPSLEPVLKRTLGVPLFQEQLLRIAMVMADFTGAQAEELRKAVGMRRSMKRMKDLEGQLRAGMTAKGISQEVQENIVQSIASFALYGFPESHAASFALLVYASAYLKVKHLAAFTCAMLNNQPMGFYMPAVLVKDAQRHGLRVKPIDVQRSEWNCTIEHEDDETLTLRLGMRYVKGMRGATAEALVQARERNGLFRSVDELVVRVPEMNRKEMVQMARVGALNKLDGVEHRRDALWQVEAAGRPVGPLLKEASVASVASPLRQMTTEERIVADYGGTGVTVGPHPMAYRRETLRRQRILSAAELGRRRSGEYVRAAGCVIARQRPGTASGFIFLSMEDETGIANVIIHPDLFERERVLVSRGKFLLVEGKLQNEDMVVHVRAERVYSLAVSQADVRSHDFY, via the coding sequence ATGACTGAATACTATACGGAGATGCATGCATCCAGTGCTTTCAGTTTCCTGGAGGCTGCTTCTCTGCCGGAGGGGCTGGCGGAACGGGCGGCGAAGTTGGAGATTCCGTCGGTTGCTCTGATGGATCGGAACGGGATGTACGGCGCGGCGCGGATGCACACGATGGCCGAGGAGAAGGGAATTAAGGCGCAAATTGGTGCAGAAATTGTGGTTAGGAAGACGGTGAATTGTGGTCAGGTCGTGGTCCCTTTGCTGGTGAAAAGTGCGGTTGGGTACCAGAACCTCTGCCAGATGATTACCCGGTTCAAGATGCGTGAGACGGGGAAGGCGGAGGGGGCCGCGCGGGCGCGAGAGCTAGAGGAGTTTTCGGAGGGCCTGGTCTGCCTGACTGGGGGCGATGATGGTCCTCTTGCTGAGGCTCTTCTGCGTGGGGGCGAGGCTGAGGGCAGGAAGGTTGTCGAGCGGTTGGTTGGGGTCTATGGGAAGGGCAATGTCTATGTCGAGTTACAGAGGCATTTTGAGCGGGAGGAGGAGTGGCGGAATCAGGCGGCGGTGAGGATTGCGCGGAGCCTTGGACTTCCTCTGCTGGCGACCAACGGGGTGAAGTATGCAACGGAGGTCGAGCGTGAAGTCATGGATGTGTTCACGACGATCAAGCATAAGACTGACCTCGACCATGCGGGGAAGCTGCTGACGAGGAATGCCGAGAGGCATCTGCGGTCGGCGAAGCAGATGAGGGAACTGTTTGGCGATCTGCCTGAGGCGATTGCTTCGACGCGGGAGTTATCGGCCAAGCTGGAGTTCACGATGAAGGACCTCGGCTATGAGTTTCCGCGATACCCGGTGCCGGAGGGCGAGACGATGGACTCCTATCTGGCGAAGAGGGTGGATGAAGGAGTACGGAAGCGGTATGGAGCTAAGGAGAACCATAAGTATCTAGAGCGAGCGAAGTTGCAGGTGAAAAAAGAGTTGGATTTGATCGGCCGTCTTGGGTTTGCTGGATACTTCCTAATCGTGTGGGACGTTGTAATGCACTGTCTGAAGAAGGGAATTTTGATCCAGGGACGGGGCAGCGCGGCCAACTCGGCGGTTTGTTATGCGCTGGAGATTACGGCGGTTGACCCGATCCAGATGGGATTGCTGTTTGAGCGGTTTTTGAGTGAGAACAGGGGAGAGTGGCCCGACATCGATCTCGATCTGCCTTCGGGCGATATGCGCGAGGAGGCGATCCAGTATGTCTACAACCGGTATGGGGAGTTGGGCGCAGCAATGACGGCGAACCTGATTACCTATCGTGGGCGGTCTGCGGCGCGCGAGGTGGGAAAGGTACTCGGGTTCGACCAGGAGATGGTCGGGCGGCTCTCGGGGCTTATGGGCCAGTTTGAGTGGAAAGGACCGACTGATACGCTGCCGCATCACTTTGGACATGCCGGGCTTGATGTCCGGCATCCGCGGATCGCGAAGTACCTGGAGCTTTGCCTGCGGATGCAGGATCTGCCGAGGCATCTTGGGCAGCACTCTGGCGGAATGGTGATCTGCCAGGGGTTGCTGAATAAGGTGGTGCCGATCGAACGGGCTTCGATGCCGGGCCGGACGGTGGTGCAGTGGGACAAGGAAGACTGCTCGAACATGGGTCTGGTGAAGGTCGACCTGCTTGGGCTGGGGATGATGGCGGTGCTGAAGGATTGCATCGAGCTTGTGCCGCAGCACTACGGGGTGCCGATCGATCTGGGCGATTTACCGCAGACCGATGAGGTCTACGAGGTGCTGCGGCGGGGCGATACGGTCGGGATGTTCCAGGTCGAGAGCCGGGCCCAAATGGCTTCGCTGCCGAGAAATGCGCCGAAGGTGTTCTACGACCTTGTGGTGCAGGTGGCGATCATCCGTCCGGGACCGATCGTTGGCAAGATGATGCACCCATACATGCGGCGACGGCAGAATCTGGAAAAGGTGACGTATCCACATCCGTCGCTTGAACCGGTTTTGAAGAGAACGCTGGGGGTGCCTCTGTTCCAGGAGCAGTTGCTGAGGATCGCGATGGTGATGGCAGACTTTACGGGGGCTCAGGCCGAGGAACTGCGTAAAGCGGTCGGGATGCGCCGCTCGATGAAGCGCATGAAGGACCTGGAGGGGCAGCTTCGCGCGGGCATGACCGCCAAGGGCATCAGCCAAGAGGTGCAGGAGAACATCGTGCAAAGCATCGCATCGTTCGCTCTGTATGGGTTTCCGGAGAGCCATGCGGCGAGCTTTGCGCTGCTCGTCTATGCGTCGGCCTACCTGAAGGTGAAGCACCTGGCGGCGTTTACGTGCGCGATGCTGAACAACCAGCCGATGGGGTTCTACATGCCTGCGGTGCTGGTGAAGGACGCGCAGAGGCATGGGCTGCGGGTGAAGCCGATCGATGTGCAGCGGTCGGAGTGGAACTGCACGATCGAGCATGAGGACGATGAGACGCTGACGCTGCGGCTTGGGATGCGATATGTGAAGGGTATGCGAGGGGCAACTGCGGAGGCGCTCGTGCAGGCGCGGGAGAGGAATGGTCTGTTTCGGAGTGTGGATGAGTTGGTGGTGCGGGTTCCGGAGATGAACCGGAAGGAGATGGTACAGATGGCGCGGGTGGGAGCGCTGAACAAGCTTGATGGCGTCGAGCATCGGCGCGATGCGCTCTGGCAGGTGGAGGCAGCGGGGCGACCAGTCGGACCTTTGCTGAAGGAGGCATCGGTGGCAAGCGTGGCTTCGCCTCTGCGGCAGATGACGACAGAAGAAAGGATCGTGGCGGACTACGGAGGGACAGGGGTGACGGTCGGGCCTCATCCGATGGCGTACCGAAGGGAGACGCTACGGCGGCAGAGGATCCTGTCGGCGGCGGAGCTTGGCAGGCGGCGAAGCGGGGAGTATGTGCGGGCGGCCGGATGCGTGATTGCGCGGCAGAGGCCGGGCACGGCGAGCGGGTTCATCTTTCTTTCGATGGAGGACGAGACCGGGATTGCGAACGTCATTATTCATCCGGATCTGTTCGAACGTGAGCGGGTCTTGGTCTCGAGGGGGAAGTTTTTGCTTGTGGAAGGCAAATTGCAGAACGAAGACATGGTGGTCCATGTGAGGGCCGAGAGGGTGTATTCGCTTGCGGTATCTCAGGCCGATGTACGCTCGCATGACTTTTATTGA
- the budA gene encoding acetolactate decarboxylase has translation MKGHRLFIAVFACALTIQASAQKEDERSSWKGDELPLLFQVSTLDALSQGVFEGSYSVGQLKRQGDFGVGTYDGLNGEMVVLDGHVYHAYADGTTKEAGDNELAPFAAVTFFKPQYSFTLTGKTMAEISTALTSQLPSANLSYAIKITGAFTTLQTRAIAKQTMPYPTLVVASAGEVVFNYNDVEGTAVVLRGPAFEKGINVVGDHFHFVSKDHTKAGHVLALTTGTVKVEVMVLPQTTLWLPLNKYFLNATLPYN, from the coding sequence ATGAAGGGACACAGGTTGTTTATCGCTGTCTTCGCATGCGCACTCACGATTCAAGCTTCGGCACAGAAAGAAGACGAGAGGTCGTCGTGGAAGGGAGACGAACTCCCTCTGCTGTTCCAGGTATCGACGCTCGATGCTCTTTCGCAAGGCGTGTTTGAGGGATCTTACTCAGTCGGCCAACTTAAGCGGCAGGGAGATTTCGGCGTGGGTACATACGATGGATTGAACGGTGAGATGGTGGTTCTGGATGGCCATGTCTATCACGCGTATGCGGACGGTACGACCAAGGAGGCGGGGGATAACGAACTGGCTCCGTTTGCAGCAGTGACCTTCTTCAAACCGCAGTACAGCTTCACGCTGACGGGAAAGACGATGGCGGAGATTTCAACTGCGCTCACGTCACAGTTGCCGTCGGCGAATCTGTCGTACGCAATCAAGATTACAGGTGCGTTCACGACTTTGCAGACGCGGGCGATTGCAAAGCAGACCATGCCGTACCCGACGCTGGTGGTTGCATCGGCCGGAGAGGTGGTATTCAACTACAACGATGTGGAGGGGACGGCAGTGGTGCTGCGCGGACCGGCCTTCGAGAAGGGAATCAACGTGGTCGGAGACCACTTTCACTTCGTATCCAAGGACCATACGAAGGCGGGACATGTGCTTGCGTTGACCACGGGCACGGTGAAGGTGGAGGTGATGGTGTTGCCGCAGACGACGCTCTGGCTTCCCCTGAACAAGTATTTCCTGAATGCGACGCTTCCTTACAACTAG
- a CDS encoding DNA polymerase Y family protein, whose product MTRYACVRVAEFPVQALLRLRAELRGEAVVVMEGAPPAEAVCAATAAARRMGLEEGMSRVEVDSFGGVRVLARSRASEREAKQALVEAMCRFSPRVEDAESDRVAVCVVDVAGTERLFGAGIGGQIQTRVGELGMVAVVVVCGDFHASVALARGSDGVVIIPSGGEREALAGMSLGVLDVEEEQQETLAIWGVKTVGGLAALPEVELIARMGQEGKRLRLMALGECPHLFQAVEEEFSLREVFEFDGPVEESETLLFVLGPMFDQMLVRARGRALALASVSVAMLLDGGGEHVRVIRPALPTENRKLLLKLFQLDLASHAPEKAVIGLMVTGETGGTSKVQMGLFAPQLPESSRLDVTLARLSAMVGEGRVGSAVLRDSHEPDAFSMVGFRASARSGGKVEGRVVPAMRRVRPPMLLRMKVLDGEPRSFAFRGRTFQVVRAYGPWKGSGEWWNGGTWGREEWDLVAEAVGERLFCRVFRDMVRNAWMMDGLYD is encoded by the coding sequence ATGACACGGTATGCGTGCGTGCGGGTGGCGGAGTTTCCGGTGCAGGCGCTGCTGCGTTTGAGGGCGGAGTTGCGCGGAGAGGCGGTTGTGGTGATGGAGGGTGCGCCTCCGGCGGAGGCTGTCTGCGCGGCGACGGCCGCGGCGCGGCGAATGGGGCTTGAGGAAGGGATGTCGCGAGTGGAGGTGGATTCGTTTGGCGGGGTGAGGGTGCTGGCGCGGAGTAGGGCGTCGGAGCGGGAGGCGAAGCAGGCACTGGTTGAGGCGATGTGCAGGTTTTCGCCGAGGGTGGAGGATGCCGAGTCGGACCGGGTAGCCGTATGCGTGGTGGATGTGGCGGGGACAGAGAGGCTGTTTGGAGCGGGAATCGGTGGCCAGATTCAGACGCGGGTTGGGGAACTCGGGATGGTGGCCGTGGTGGTGGTTTGCGGGGACTTTCATGCCTCGGTTGCGCTAGCTCGGGGAAGTGACGGCGTAGTAATTATTCCGTCTGGTGGAGAGCGTGAGGCGCTGGCAGGAATGTCGCTTGGTGTGCTGGACGTAGAGGAGGAGCAGCAGGAGACGCTGGCGATTTGGGGGGTGAAGACGGTTGGTGGGTTGGCGGCTCTGCCGGAGGTGGAGTTGATCGCGCGCATGGGGCAAGAGGGTAAGAGGCTCAGGCTGATGGCACTGGGGGAGTGTCCGCACCTGTTTCAGGCGGTTGAGGAGGAGTTCAGCCTGCGAGAAGTGTTTGAGTTTGATGGGCCGGTGGAGGAGTCAGAGACATTGCTTTTTGTGCTTGGGCCGATGTTCGATCAGATGCTGGTGAGGGCTCGGGGACGGGCGCTGGCGCTGGCGAGTGTGTCGGTGGCAATGCTTCTGGATGGTGGTGGGGAGCATGTAAGGGTGATCCGACCGGCGCTGCCAACGGAAAATCGGAAGCTTCTGCTGAAGCTTTTTCAGCTTGACTTGGCTAGTCATGCTCCTGAAAAGGCGGTGATTGGGCTTATGGTGACGGGGGAAACGGGTGGAACGAGCAAGGTGCAGATGGGGCTGTTTGCTCCGCAACTACCTGAATCTTCGAGGCTTGATGTGACGCTCGCGAGGTTGTCGGCGATGGTTGGTGAAGGACGGGTGGGGTCGGCGGTGCTGCGGGATTCGCATGAGCCGGATGCGTTTTCGATGGTGGGTTTCCGCGCTTCGGCGCGGTCGGGGGGGAAGGTTGAGGGGCGGGTGGTTCCGGCGATGCGGCGAGTTCGACCGCCTATGTTGTTGCGAATGAAGGTGTTAGATGGGGAGCCGAGGAGCTTTGCGTTCCGGGGTCGGACATTTCAGGTGGTAAGGGCTTATGGGCCCTGGAAAGGTTCAGGTGAGTGGTGGAACGGTGGGACATGGGGCCGGGAAGAGTGGGATTTAGTGGCGGAGGCGGTTGGGGAGAGGCTCTTCTGCCGGGTATTTCGAGATATGGTCCGAAACGCATGGATGATGGATGGGCTATATGACTGA